One region of Pyramidobacter sp. YE332 genomic DNA includes:
- a CDS encoding OmpH family outer membrane protein: MRRAMTIFLAVLLMGAAAGTAPATEIAVVDAERILAQSTPGKKGQEHLNEVQKVLQKGYNDLVALYRGRENSPEAQEIIRQGQAALEQQMAVERNAVLAVLQSELMAATEAWQKKNPKIQAVVSRQLLLGAVPKLDVTSAVMKEMNKRTPKFAALPTVTVNKPAPAQPAQK, encoded by the coding sequence ATGAGACGAGCGATGACGATTTTTCTGGCGGTACTGCTGATGGGTGCGGCGGCGGGAACGGCTCCGGCCACGGAGATCGCGGTGGTGGATGCGGAGAGGATCCTGGCCCAGTCGACTCCCGGCAAGAAGGGGCAGGAGCACCTGAACGAGGTGCAGAAAGTGCTTCAGAAGGGATACAACGACTTGGTGGCTCTGTACCGCGGCCGGGAGAACTCGCCCGAGGCGCAGGAGATCATCAGGCAGGGACAGGCTGCGCTGGAGCAGCAGATGGCGGTCGAGCGCAATGCCGTGCTGGCGGTTCTGCAGTCGGAACTGATGGCGGCAACGGAGGCGTGGCAGAAGAAAAATCCCAAGATTCAGGCGGTCGTGAGCCGTCAGCTGCTTCTTGGCGCAGTCCCCAAGCTCGACGTGACGAGCGCGGTGATGAAGGAAATGAACAAGCGCACTCCCAAGTTCGCCGCTTTGCCCACGGTGACGGTGAACAAACCGGCTCCGGCTCAGCCTGCCCAAAAGTAG
- a CDS encoding PHP domain-containing protein encodes MMRVDMHFHSLCSDGSDSPEALARLGKKRGLAVMSLTDHDTMKGVPAFMSMCRKLGIRAVSGVEISAEYPRTLHILGYNYDPQDEEFRAALAKIQYYREERNRRVLAKLNELGIPITLKDVQDEAGKGVVGRPHFAYALIRRGIVRDVPTAFSEYLGRQGKAYVHKVSLSPEETIRAIHRAGGLSVLAHPVQTCPDIKELPDILRWLKSLGLWGLECYSGHHSREQSEAYKALAAANGLEVTAGSDYHGRGRPGYHFGVSVPENLLPWARLGLRM; translated from the coding sequence ATGATGCGCGTCGATATGCATTTTCACAGTCTCTGTTCTGATGGGAGCGATTCTCCCGAAGCGCTGGCGCGCCTTGGCAAAAAACGCGGGCTGGCGGTGATGTCCCTGACCGATCACGATACGATGAAGGGCGTTCCCGCCTTCATGTCGATGTGCCGCAAGTTGGGCATCAGAGCTGTTTCGGGAGTGGAGATCTCCGCGGAATATCCGCGGACACTGCATATCTTGGGCTATAATTATGATCCTCAGGACGAAGAGTTTCGTGCGGCGCTGGCAAAGATCCAATATTATCGTGAGGAGCGCAACCGTCGGGTTCTTGCCAAGTTGAACGAACTGGGGATCCCCATAACGTTGAAGGACGTTCAGGATGAAGCGGGAAAGGGCGTTGTCGGCCGTCCGCATTTTGCCTATGCGCTGATCCGCAGGGGGATCGTCCGCGACGTGCCGACGGCCTTCTCGGAGTATTTGGGACGGCAAGGGAAGGCGTACGTTCACAAGGTCAGTTTGTCGCCTGAAGAAACGATCCGCGCGATCCATCGTGCGGGCGGCCTTTCCGTGCTGGCGCATCCGGTGCAGACGTGCCCGGATATCAAGGAACTGCCGGACATTCTGCGCTGGCTGAAATCGCTTGGGCTATGGGGGCTTGAATGTTACTCGGGGCACCACAGCAGGGAGCAGAGCGAGGCCTACAAAGCGCTGGCGGCGGCGAACGGCCTCGAGGTCACGGCGGGGTCCGATTATCATGGCAGAGGGCGCCCGGGATACCATTTCGGCGTGTCGGTTCCTGAAAATCTTTTGCCGTGGGCTCGATTGGGGTTGAGGATGTAG
- a CDS encoding N-acetylmuramoyl-L-alanine amidase, producing the protein MKEFHSLRMAAADQIAAGLGYQPRREKEELVVQAPVGLRFVRGAAVVWIGYSVVALPARARMEDGHWWVDTDTVLSVFSQFLKRNGRNVALQWSGAGKRQTPPVERGSGDRKKTPANDAPQRGPLRREQQKAQDLPRLKALRWGGDHADVRAVIDLEGSAEPSYTVRDETLTVVLAPMKASQRRGLKSARSDIALSVKNDSTARLDFSFPGRTVKVFTLSDPYRLVMDFKLDDTTSRRNESGEFSARDGSQKDDKKLGAKGGEDKSREKKPPSPAPRSRKGKKLVVIDAGHGGKDPGAMAHGYREKDLALQIAKRVAKELRSRAVTVRMTREGDTYPTLRERTQMANDWKADVFISIHLNALPKGRHSKGVEIYIMALPTDKDAMTLARIENAEIAEDSSGKKGSSDKRTEMLLSILGNMQQNAKIDESTDLAEELFKAGQESRLDMKRVAQAPFWVLRGAVMPSVLIETGFITELSEAKRLAQPAYQQRMAESIASGIINFINR; encoded by the coding sequence GTGAAGGAGTTTCATTCGCTCCGCATGGCTGCGGCGGACCAGATAGCGGCGGGGCTTGGATACCAGCCCCGGCGGGAAAAAGAGGAACTGGTCGTGCAGGCTCCCGTCGGGCTGCGCTTCGTGCGCGGCGCGGCGGTCGTGTGGATCGGGTACAGCGTCGTCGCTCTGCCGGCACGGGCGCGTATGGAAGATGGGCACTGGTGGGTTGACACTGACACGGTGCTGAGCGTGTTCTCGCAATTTCTGAAGAGAAACGGGCGGAACGTGGCCTTGCAATGGTCAGGGGCGGGAAAGCGGCAAACGCCTCCGGTGGAGCGGGGATCGGGCGATCGGAAGAAAACGCCCGCCAACGACGCGCCACAGCGGGGACCGCTCCGGCGGGAACAGCAAAAGGCGCAGGATCTTCCCCGGCTGAAAGCGCTGAGGTGGGGCGGCGATCATGCCGACGTGCGGGCTGTTATCGATCTCGAGGGCTCTGCCGAACCTTCATATACCGTTCGGGATGAAACGCTGACCGTGGTGCTTGCGCCGATGAAGGCCTCGCAAAGGCGCGGCCTCAAATCCGCGCGTTCCGACATCGCCCTGTCGGTTAAGAACGATTCCACGGCGCGGCTGGATTTTTCTTTTCCCGGCAGAACGGTCAAAGTCTTCACGTTGAGCGATCCTTATCGCCTTGTCATGGATTTCAAGCTGGACGACACAACCTCGCGTCGAAACGAAAGCGGGGAGTTTTCCGCGAGGGACGGAAGCCAGAAGGATGATAAGAAGCTGGGCGCGAAAGGCGGAGAGGACAAATCTCGTGAAAAAAAGCCGCCTTCTCCGGCGCCGCGTTCCCGCAAGGGCAAGAAACTCGTCGTCATCGACGCGGGGCACGGCGGCAAGGATCCCGGCGCCATGGCGCACGGGTATCGGGAGAAGGATCTCGCCTTGCAGATTGCCAAGCGGGTGGCGAAAGAGCTGCGTTCGCGAGCGGTGACCGTGCGCATGACCCGGGAAGGGGATACGTATCCCACGCTGCGGGAACGCACGCAAATGGCGAACGACTGGAAGGCGGACGTGTTTATCAGCATCCATCTCAACGCCCTGCCCAAAGGGCGCCATTCCAAAGGCGTGGAAATCTATATCATGGCCCTGCCGACCGACAAAGACGCCATGACGCTGGCGAGAATCGAAAACGCCGAGATAGCCGAGGACAGTTCCGGCAAGAAGGGATCGTCGGACAAGAGAACTGAGATGCTGCTGTCGATCTTGGGCAACATGCAGCAGAATGCCAAGATCGACGAAAGCACCGATCTGGCCGAGGAGCTGTTCAAAGCGGGGCAGGAGAGCCGGCTGGACATGAAGCGAGTCGCTCAGGCGCCTTTCTGGGTGCTGCGCGGCGCGGTCATGCCGTCGGTGCTGATCGAGACGGGGTTCATCACCGAGCTGTCGGAAGCGAAGCGTTTGGCGCAGCCGGCGTATCAGCAGCGGATGGCGGAATCGATCGCATCAGGTATAATAAACTTCATCAACCGTTAA
- a CDS encoding DegQ family serine endoprotease: protein MELRKLKRSLIGIILATMVAGGIPAFSGTLPPEALTAGSPVADLVEKVGHAVVNIDVEGTVTRTVNQGLPNDPFFREFFGDMFREYTRRVPMKGAGSGFVVSKDGRILTNNHVIDGADKITVTFFDGKTMEASVIGRDPTFDIAVIKVDGKDLPTLELGDSDKIRVGETMVAIGNTLGLGLEPTVTVGVLSARNRSIHLQNFNFDGFLQTDASINPGNSGGPLLDMQGRVIGINTAIIPSAQGIGFAIPINMAKQVMNDIVAYGKVRRGQMGVYLQPITEDIASAFELKNTKGALIADVVPDSPAEKAGLKRGDVIVKLDGKEVEDSVKLSTSVRQHMAGDKINLEVLRNGKTMNFSLTLAEVDTTVADASTAEKIGFTVATITPELRKELKLSERDSGLVVTEVEEKSLAARSGLRRGDIILQAGGREVNNSGDLFKVIGSTKRNRVPLLIRRYGRTQYLPLNVK from the coding sequence ATGGAACTGAGAAAACTGAAAAGATCTCTTATAGGCATTATACTGGCTACCATGGTCGCAGGCGGCATACCCGCTTTTTCTGGGACGCTGCCGCCTGAAGCGCTGACTGCCGGCAGTCCCGTGGCTGATCTGGTCGAGAAGGTCGGTCACGCGGTCGTCAATATCGACGTCGAAGGTACGGTCACGCGCACGGTGAATCAGGGGCTGCCCAACGACCCCTTCTTCAGGGAGTTCTTCGGCGACATGTTCCGCGAGTACACGCGCCGCGTTCCCATGAAAGGGGCCGGGAGCGGCTTCGTCGTCTCCAAGGACGGCCGCATCCTCACCAACAACCACGTCATCGACGGCGCCGACAAGATCACGGTCACGTTCTTCGACGGCAAGACCATGGAAGCTTCGGTGATCGGACGCGATCCGACGTTCGACATTGCCGTGATCAAGGTGGACGGCAAAGACCTTCCCACGCTCGAGCTGGGCGACAGCGACAAGATCCGCGTCGGCGAGACCATGGTCGCCATCGGCAACACGCTGGGGCTGGGGCTGGAGCCCACCGTGACGGTCGGCGTCCTTTCGGCGCGCAACCGCAGCATTCACTTGCAGAACTTCAATTTCGACGGTTTCCTGCAGACCGACGCTTCGATCAACCCCGGCAACAGCGGCGGCCCCCTGCTTGACATGCAGGGCCGCGTGATCGGCATCAACACGGCCATTATCCCCTCGGCCCAGGGAATCGGCTTCGCGATCCCCATCAACATGGCCAAGCAGGTCATGAACGACATCGTCGCCTACGGCAAAGTCCGCCGCGGCCAGATGGGCGTCTATCTGCAGCCCATCACCGAGGACATCGCTTCGGCTTTCGAGCTGAAGAACACCAAGGGCGCCCTGATCGCCGACGTGGTCCCCGACTCTCCCGCCGAAAAGGCCGGCCTGAAGCGCGGCGACGTCATCGTCAAGCTCGACGGCAAAGAGGTGGAAGACAGCGTCAAGCTGAGCACTTCGGTGCGCCAGCACATGGCCGGCGACAAGATCAATCTCGAGGTGCTCCGCAACGGCAAGACCATGAACTTCTCGCTGACGCTTGCGGAAGTGGATACCACGGTCGCCGACGCCAGCACGGCGGAGAAAATCGGCTTCACCGTGGCAACGATCACTCCGGAACTGCGCAAAGAGCTGAAGCTCTCGGAGCGCGACAGCGGCCTGGTCGTCACCGAAGTGGAAGAAAAATCCCTGGCGGCTCGCTCCGGCCTGCGCCGCGGCGACATCATCCTCCAGGCCGGCGGCCGCGAAGTGAACAACTCCGGCGATCTGTTCAAGGTCATCGGTTCCACCAAGAGAAACCGTGTGCCCCTGCTGATCCGCAGATACGGCCGCACGCAGTACCTGCCTCTGAACGTCAAATAA
- a CDS encoding TldD/PmbA family protein gives MNIDTARRLLERMLSSAKAGGALAAECVWCGYGSRSFSVCDEALEKSHSSISECLGLRILDREHRQGVASLYDIDDRAVAVLCENAFRNARHGAAEDDVVFARTQPAVPAVDLGIDDPGLVAWDPREQIELCLQMSRQARALDRRVRTVRDASVFIGWEESLTINSYGVSCQSRSTAGGIGVTVMAEDGEAVEIGGASLDGRSRAALSSRLPVDEAVARTVRLLHGEPLPTGRYTLILEPEVVASFLEGLAVLFFASNVCKGLTLLADKMGEQVASPVVTLVDDGRLYGGMGTAACDAECVATQRTVLLDHGRLVSWLSNLQYGKRLGTISTGNGSRGLSSVPDVDVNNLFVVPGKRSAEELAAAYDGCFRVTELMGLHTVDSVSGDFSLAARGLYHKNGVSRPVSAVTIAGNLCEFLNKIIEVGGDLRFYDRFGGCTMVVDDIAVAGK, from the coding sequence ATGAATATCGACACGGCGCGGCGTTTGCTCGAGCGCATGCTTTCTAGTGCCAAAGCCGGCGGAGCATTGGCGGCGGAATGTGTCTGGTGCGGTTATGGCAGTCGTTCGTTTTCGGTCTGCGATGAGGCGCTGGAAAAAAGTCATTCTTCGATTTCCGAGTGTCTTGGGCTGCGCATTCTGGACCGGGAGCATCGCCAGGGCGTAGCGAGCCTTTATGATATCGACGACCGCGCCGTCGCCGTGCTGTGCGAAAACGCTTTTCGCAATGCGCGGCATGGCGCCGCGGAGGACGACGTCGTCTTTGCGAGGACACAGCCGGCAGTTCCGGCGGTCGATCTGGGCATTGACGATCCTGGGTTGGTCGCGTGGGATCCTCGGGAACAGATCGAGCTCTGTCTGCAAATGAGTCGTCAGGCCCGAGCTCTCGACCGACGTGTGCGCACGGTGCGCGATGCCAGTGTTTTTATCGGCTGGGAAGAATCGTTGACGATCAACAGTTATGGCGTTTCCTGTCAAAGTCGTTCCACCGCCGGCGGGATCGGCGTCACAGTAATGGCGGAGGACGGCGAGGCCGTCGAGATTGGCGGAGCGAGTCTGGACGGACGTTCTCGGGCGGCGCTCTCTTCCCGGCTGCCGGTCGACGAGGCTGTCGCGCGCACGGTACGCCTGCTGCACGGTGAGCCTTTGCCGACGGGGCGCTATACGCTCATCCTCGAGCCGGAGGTTGTCGCTTCCTTTCTCGAGGGACTGGCAGTGCTGTTTTTCGCCTCGAATGTCTGCAAAGGGCTGACGCTTCTGGCTGACAAAATGGGGGAACAGGTGGCTTCGCCCGTCGTGACGCTTGTGGACGACGGACGGCTGTATGGCGGCATGGGAACGGCCGCCTGCGACGCCGAGTGCGTTGCCACGCAGCGGACGGTTTTGCTTGACCACGGCCGTCTTGTTTCCTGGCTGAGCAATTTGCAATACGGAAAACGTCTGGGAACGATTTCGACGGGGAACGGCAGCCGCGGGCTCTCCTCCGTGCCCGACGTCGACGTGAACAACCTGTTCGTCGTGCCCGGGAAGCGTTCGGCGGAGGAGCTTGCGGCGGCTTACGACGGCTGCTTCCGTGTCACTGAGTTGATGGGGCTGCATACGGTTGACTCGGTCAGCGGAGATTTTTCGCTGGCGGCGCGCGGGCTGTATCATAAGAACGGCGTTTCCCGCCCCGTCTCCGCGGTGACGATCGCCGGGAATCTGTGCGAATTCCTGAATAAAATTATTGAAGTCGGCGGCGATTTACGGTTCTATGACCGTTTCGGCGGCTGCACAATGGTGGTGGACGATATTGCGGTGGCTGGAAAATAA